The following are from one region of the Rissa tridactyla isolate bRisTri1 chromosome 10, bRisTri1.patW.cur.20221130, whole genome shotgun sequence genome:
- the HESX1 gene encoding homeobox expressed in ES cells 1, whose product MLAEGDSMASTSLCAANPSASQNLRKVSGFVENKTTQCSFSIESILGLEQKKDGIPAVKPHRPWMDACTNLVLGDDSNPHLQIPVVSYENPLFHANGNPVQEEKVLKCERYFSVTERLSFKRELSWYRGRRPRTAFTRNQIEVLENVFKMNSYPGIDIREELAHKLDLDEDRIQIWFQNRRAKLKRSHRESQFLMVKNTFTSSLLE is encoded by the exons ATGCTGGCTGAAGGTGACAGCATGGCAAGTACATCGCTATGTGCTGCTAATCCATCAGCGTCTCAGAATCTTCGGAAAGTGTCTggttttgtagaaaataaaaccacacagtGCTCATTTTCCATTGAAAGTATTTTGGGACTGGAGCAGAAAAAAGATGGCATTCCAGCTGTGAAACCTCACAGACCATGGATGGATGCATGCACCAACTTGG TTTTAGGTGATGACAGTAATCCCCATCTGCAAATCCCTGTTGTTTCCTATGAAAATCCATTATTTCATGCTAACGGTAATCCAGTGCAAGAggaaaaagttttgaaatgtgaaagatatttttcagtcactgaaaGGCTTTCTTTCAAACGAGAATTGAGCTGGTACAGGGGTAGAAGACCAAGAACTGCATTCACTAGAAACCAG ATTGAAGtcttggaaaatgtttttaaaatgaactcCTACCCTGGCATTGATATTAGAGAAGAGCTAGCTCACAAATTAGATTTAGATGAAGACAGGATCCAG aTTTGGTTCCAGAACCGTCGTGCAAAGCTGAAAAGATCACACCGAGAATCTCAGTTTCTGATGGTGAAAAATACTTTCACCTCCAGCCTGCTAGAATAG